From the Desulfovibrio sp. JY genome, one window contains:
- a CDS encoding ABC transporter substrate-binding protein — protein sequence MRKRLGLLLAALAVFVLCFGGLAAAEEKVYINGIDFGFPPFGFVDKDGKPSGFDVESLNWIAKKMGFKVKHQPMDWDGIIPALLAKKIDIIASGMSATAERAKKVDFSIPYYEVTQVLVVPEKDNTSLADILHSGKKIGVQRGTVTAKLLEELVTKPGYKFEVVPYDSTDLSLEDLKIGRIAGSGMDSTIAKEAMKNPGYKIAGTFDAKPEKYGYAMRKEDKEFQKKINEGLKLLMADPYWKELKAKYGL from the coding sequence ATGCGCAAGCGTCTTGGCCTTCTTCTGGCCGCACTGGCCGTCTTTGTCCTGTGCTTCGGCGGTCTGGCCGCGGCGGAGGAAAAAGTCTACATCAACGGCATCGATTTCGGCTTTCCGCCGTTCGGCTTCGTGGACAAGGACGGCAAGCCCTCCGGCTTCGATGTCGAGTCGCTCAATTGGATCGCCAAGAAAATGGGCTTCAAGGTCAAGCACCAGCCCATGGACTGGGACGGCATCATCCCGGCGCTTCTGGCCAAAAAAATCGACATCATCGCCTCGGGCATGAGCGCCACGGCCGAGCGGGCCAAAAAGGTCGATTTTTCCATCCCCTATTATGAAGTCACCCAGGTTCTGGTGGTTCCGGAAAAGGACAACACCTCCCTGGCCGACATACTGCACTCCGGCAAGAAGATCGGCGTACAGCGCGGCACGGTCACGGCCAAGCTGCTCGAGGAGCTGGTCACCAAGCCCGGCTACAAGTTCGAGGTCGTGCCCTACGACTCCACGGACCTGTCCCTGGAGGACCTGAAAATCGGCCGCATCGCCGGCTCCGGCATGGACAGCACCATCGCCAAGGAAGCCATGAAGAACCCCGGCTACAAGATCGCCGGCACCTTCGACGCCAAGCCGGAGAAGTACGGTTACGCCATGCGCAAGGAAGACAAGGAATTCCAGAAGAAGATCAACGAGGGGCTCAAGCTCCTTATGGCCGATCCCTACTGGAAGGAACTCAAGGCCAAGTACGGCCTGTAA
- a CDS encoding amino acid ABC transporter permease, translating to MDGYVKAALAIWEGLPYILGGLWWTAGLIIGAMGLGLLFGIPLAVAHVYGGKAMRRFVSAYIWLFRGIPILVQLYLFYFGIMAYLSEIPALSFLPLSSGFLSAVLVLGLTSAAYQSQIFRGAIQGLPPGQLKAARALGMSDATAIRAIILPQALRLAIPAWSNEYSILLKDSALAFTIGVLEVMSRTRSVAAVTHQPLPLSLLAGALFFFLTWAGIKALKRLEAKVRIPGYAHQGSL from the coding sequence ATGGACGGTTACGTCAAGGCAGCCCTGGCCATTTGGGAAGGCCTGCCCTACATCCTCGGCGGCCTGTGGTGGACGGCGGGACTTATCATCGGCGCCATGGGCCTGGGGCTCCTCTTCGGCATTCCCCTGGCCGTGGCCCACGTCTACGGCGGCAAGGCCATGCGCCGCTTCGTCTCGGCCTACATCTGGCTTTTTCGCGGCATTCCCATCCTGGTCCAGCTCTACCTCTTTTACTTCGGCATCATGGCCTACTTAAGCGAGATTCCAGCCCTGTCCTTTCTGCCCCTGTCCTCGGGCTTTCTGTCCGCCGTGCTGGTCCTTGGCCTGACCAGCGCCGCCTACCAGTCGCAGATTTTCCGGGGCGCCATCCAGGGCCTGCCGCCGGGACAGCTCAAGGCCGCCCGGGCGCTCGGCATGAGCGACGCCACCGCCATCCGCGCCATCATCCTGCCCCAGGCGCTGCGTCTGGCCATTCCGGCCTGGTCCAACGAATATTCCATTCTGCTCAAGGACTCGGCCCTGGCCTTTACCATCGGCGTTCTCGAGGTCATGTCCCGCACCCGGTCGGTGGCGGCCGTCACCCACCAGCCGCTGCCCCTTTCCCTTTTGGCCGGGGCGCTCTTTTTCTTTCTCACCTGGGCCGGCATCAAGGCCCTCAAACGCCTCGAGGCCAAGGTGCGCATCCCCGGATACGCGCACCAGGGATCATTGTAG